A DNA window from Pirellulales bacterium contains the following coding sequences:
- a CDS encoding NAD(P)-dependent oxidoreductase: MSTVGFIGLGTMGRPMAKHLIKAGHEVVFYARRPEVIEEFTAAGATSAPDPAAVAQAAEVMISIVTADAEVREVALGHRGLIEGASPGKLYLDMSTISPATTREVGAKLLSVGIQMLDAPVSGGPWGAEAAELTIMVGGEADDFARAQPILAAMGKSIHHVGPLGAGQTVKLVNQLLAGSAMALIGEGLVLAKAAGVDLDQLLNVLAASSGNSAMLEARGRKFVLANNYVPGFKTELMRKDVGLALELGRHLDVPMPLAAVALQQYTTAMNLGHAAADFAAVVKVCELEAGVKLLDG; the protein is encoded by the coding sequence ATGAGCACTGTCGGGTTTATCGGTCTGGGAACCATGGGCCGGCCCATGGCCAAGCATCTGATCAAGGCCGGGCACGAGGTCGTGTTCTACGCGCGGCGGCCCGAGGTGATCGAAGAGTTCACCGCCGCCGGCGCAACCTCTGCGCCCGACCCGGCGGCAGTCGCGCAGGCAGCCGAGGTAATGATCTCGATCGTCACGGCCGACGCCGAAGTGCGCGAAGTGGCGCTGGGGCACCGTGGGCTCATCGAGGGGGCTTCGCCAGGCAAGCTGTACCTCGACATGAGCACCATCAGCCCCGCGACCACGCGCGAGGTTGGTGCCAAGCTTCTCTCGGTAGGCATCCAGATGCTCGACGCGCCGGTCAGCGGAGGCCCCTGGGGCGCCGAAGCCGCGGAGTTGACGATCATGGTCGGCGGCGAAGCCGACGACTTTGCCCGCGCCCAGCCGATCCTCGCCGCGATGGGCAAATCGATCCACCACGTTGGCCCCTTGGGCGCAGGCCAGACCGTCAAGCTGGTTAATCAACTGCTCGCGGGCAGTGCGATGGCCTTGATCGGCGAAGGCCTGGTGTTGGCCAAGGCCGCGGGCGTCGATTTGGACCAGTTGCTCAACGTGCTGGCAGCCTCGAGCGGCAATTCCGCCATGCTCGAGGCGCGCGGGCGCAAATTCGTCCTCGCCAACAATTACGTGCCCGGCTTCAAGACCGAGCTGATGCGAAAAGACGTCGGCCTGGCCTTGGAGTTGGGACGCCATCTCGACGTGCCCATGCCCTTGGCGGCCGTGGCGTTGCAACAATACACCACGGCCATGAACCTGGGGCATGCCGCGGCCGATTTTGCCGCGGTCGTCAAGGTTTGCGAGCTCGAGGCCGGCGTCAAACTGCTCGACGGTTGA
- the pgk gene encoding phosphoglycerate kinase: protein MTVSNDAMVRWCETLLGADGQPPRELEDYLAAIPRLAAIDKLPSGTRVLIRGDVDCKPGEQIGDGDIRLRSMVETLKFGRERGWVQIIFGHIGRKPEGTLAKVAARLAKLLEAPVELIGDWYDEAAMQISPACAARLKDAAPGSVWVLDNTRRYDVERVLWKAKPADLPGLAPKLAAFANQLAEKVAKYYVNEALSAGSLDASSTIVPAAMERSVLGAYVDREFNGPMLRCRRSQAVVFSGLKTDKLDDLEAMINRGTVQTVISAGSLAMALKKAAAKLDGQDFPLGVAEDPAHADKPYYIPPDRIEQAQRMIADGRKRGVKFVLPVDFVLADGTVSEQLGPGDQQFDIGPKTSAVFEQAVSDLIAQSKSQMAAGQPPLAVFHNGVFGMFEDPRFESGTRHFIGQLQRMREAGLEVYVGGGEGGTALEKYGQPDWVTHCFTAGGTVLNALGNQPVPYLQALALAAAGK, encoded by the coding sequence ATGACTGTCAGCAACGATGCGATGGTGCGCTGGTGCGAAACCCTGTTGGGTGCCGACGGCCAGCCACCTCGCGAACTGGAAGACTACCTCGCGGCGATTCCACGGCTGGCCGCGATCGACAAATTGCCCAGCGGGACGCGCGTGCTCATTCGCGGCGACGTCGACTGCAAGCCGGGCGAGCAGATCGGCGACGGCGATATTCGCCTGCGCTCGATGGTCGAGACGCTCAAGTTCGGCCGCGAGCGCGGCTGGGTGCAGATCATCTTCGGGCACATCGGCCGCAAGCCCGAGGGTACGCTGGCCAAGGTCGCCGCGCGCCTGGCAAAACTGCTCGAGGCGCCGGTCGAACTGATCGGCGACTGGTACGACGAGGCTGCGATGCAGATCTCGCCGGCGTGCGCCGCGCGGCTCAAAGACGCCGCCCCGGGCAGCGTTTGGGTGCTCGACAACACCCGCCGGTACGACGTCGAGCGCGTGCTTTGGAAGGCCAAGCCGGCCGATTTGCCGGGTTTGGCTCCGAAACTGGCGGCGTTTGCCAACCAGCTCGCCGAAAAAGTGGCCAAGTACTACGTCAACGAGGCGCTCTCGGCCGGAAGCCTTGATGCTTCGAGCACGATCGTGCCGGCGGCGATGGAACGCTCGGTGTTGGGAGCCTATGTCGATCGCGAATTCAACGGGCCCATGCTGCGATGCCGTCGCTCGCAGGCAGTCGTATTCAGCGGGTTGAAGACCGACAAGCTCGACGACCTGGAAGCGATGATCAATCGCGGCACCGTGCAGACGGTAATTTCGGCGGGTTCACTGGCGATGGCCTTGAAGAAGGCCGCCGCCAAGCTCGACGGCCAGGATTTTCCGTTAGGTGTGGCCGAGGACCCGGCACATGCCGACAAGCCGTACTACATTCCGCCCGATCGCATCGAACAGGCCCAACGGATGATTGCCGATGGCCGTAAACGGGGCGTGAAGTTCGTGCTCCCCGTCGATTTCGTGCTGGCCGATGGGACGGTGTCCGAGCAGTTGGGACCCGGCGACCAACAATTCGACATCGGCCCGAAGACCAGTGCCGTGTTTGAACAGGCGGTGAGCGATTTGATTGCCCAGAGCAAGTCGCAAATGGCGGCCGGACAGCCGCCGCTGGCTGTGTTTCACAACGGCGTATTCGGCATGTTCGAAGACCCACGCTTCGAGTCGGGGACACGACACTTCATCGGGCAATTGCAGCGCATGCGCGAGGCTGGGCTCGAAGTGTACGTGGGCGGTGGCGAAGGCGGCACGGCGCTGGAAAAATATGGCCAGCCCGATTGGGTGACCCACTGTTTCACCGCTGGCGGCACCGTCTTGAATGCGTTGGGCAATCAGCCGGTGCCTTACCTGCAGGCACTCGCGCTCGCGGCCGCAGGCAAATAA
- a CDS encoding Hpt domain-containing protein: MTMFTELPEAFYSSLAADPDMSELVDMFVDEMPDRIASLQAQYDAANWTELGRLAHQMKGAAGSYGFNQLTPFAARLEGTVKEHKPETEIQSALSELTELCRRIRTGVAG, translated from the coding sequence ATGACCATGTTCACCGAGCTGCCCGAAGCCTTTTACTCGAGCCTCGCGGCGGATCCGGACATGAGCGAACTGGTCGACATGTTCGTCGACGAAATGCCCGACCGGATCGCCAGCCTGCAGGCGCAATACGACGCCGCGAACTGGACGGAACTCGGCCGGCTGGCCCACCAGATGAAGGGCGCCGCGGGGAGCTACGGCTTTAACCAGCTCACGCCCTTTGCAGCGCGGCTCGAGGGCACGGTCAAGGAACATAAGCCCGAGACCGAGATCCAGAGCGCCCTCAGCGAGCTGACGGAGCTGTGTCGCCGCATACGCACCGGCGTTGCCGGCTAG
- a CDS encoding response regulator: MPSQTRTVLHVDDDPALTRVIAKKLEKRGFQVVQLNDPTKAIEELMRTQVRVVISDIDMPQLNGLDLLKQIKAFDGGVQVLMLTGLVTMTSVLQSLRWGAEACVFKPIADVDPLVAALDDAFRKLDRWWHALEELSHRKRSEQQVATSAH; this comes from the coding sequence ATGCCCTCCCAAACTCGGACCGTATTGCACGTCGACGATGATCCGGCGTTGACGCGCGTGATTGCGAAAAAGCTGGAGAAGCGCGGCTTCCAAGTCGTGCAGCTCAACGACCCGACCAAGGCGATCGAGGAGTTGATGCGCACCCAGGTGCGCGTCGTGATCAGCGACATTGACATGCCGCAGCTCAACGGTCTCGATTTGTTGAAGCAGATCAAGGCCTTCGACGGCGGCGTGCAGGTGCTGATGCTGACTGGCCTGGTCACGATGACCAGCGTGCTCCAATCGCTCCGCTGGGGTGCCGAAGCCTGCGTTTTCAAGCCGATCGCCGACGTCGATCCGCTCGTCGCAGCGCTCGACGACGCATTTCGCAAGCTCGATCGCTGGTGGCATGCCTTGGAAGAGTTGTCGCACCGCAAGCGCAGCGAACAGCAGGTGGCGACATCGGCGCATTAA